A window from Equus caballus isolate H_3958 breed thoroughbred chromosome 8, TB-T2T, whole genome shotgun sequence encodes these proteins:
- the MLEC gene encoding malectin isoform X3 → MLGARAVEGAAVALLRLLLLLLLPALRGPGLGVVGLAGAGLPESVIWAVNAGGEAHVDVHGIHFRKDPLEGRVGRASDYGMKLPILRSNPEDQILYQTERYNEETFGYEVPIKEEGDYVLVLKFAEVYFAQSQQKMYQSCSLIQDWRRKKRKKKKKNTMKDLISKDRRIRTGCSRAPARPTPMPRTTAASCFPSWWPLESSFQPSSASAGCENKYHPEQGGGLWERNQMCWFWFLYFSQ, encoded by the exons ATGCTGGGGGCCCGGGCGGTTGAGGGAGCGGCTGTGGCGCTCCTGCGACtgttactgctgctgctgctgccggcgCTCCGGGGGCCGGGGCTCGGCGTGGTCGGCTTGGCGGGGGCTGGGCTGCCCGAGAGCGTCATTTGGGCCGTCAACGCGGGCGGCGAGGCGCATGTGGACGTGCACGGGATCCACTTCCGCAAGGACCCTTTGGAAGGCCGGGTGGGCCGAG CCTCTGATTATGGCATGAAACTGCCAATCCTGCGTTCCAACCCTGAGGATCAGATCCTGTATCAAACGGAGCGGTACAATGAGGAGACCTTTGGCTACGAAGTGCCCATCAAAGAGGAGGGGGACTATGTGCTGGTGTTAAAATTTGCCGAGGTCTATTTTGCACAGTCCCAACAGAAG ATGTACCAAAGCTGCAGCCTCATCCAGGattggagaagaaagaagaggaagaagaagaagaagaatacgATGAAGGATCTAATCTCAAAAGACAGACGAATAAGAACCGGGTGCAGTCGGGCCCCCGCACGCCCAACCCCTATGCCTCGGACAACAGCAGCCTCATGTTTCCCATCCTGGTGGCCTTTGGAGTCTTCATTCCAACCCTCTTCTGCCTCTGCCGGTTGTGAGAACAAATACCATCCTGAACAGGGTGGAGGGTTGTGGGAAAGAAACCAAATGTGTTGGTTTTGGTTTCTGTATTTTTCACAGTGA
- the MLEC gene encoding malectin isoform X2: MKLPILRSNPEDQILYQTERYNEETFGYEVPIKEEGDYVLVLKFAEVYFAQSQQKVFDVRLNGHVVVKDLDIFDRVGHSTAHDEIIPMSIRKGKLSVQGEVSTFTGKLYIEFVKGYYDNPKVCALYIMAGTVDDVPKLQPHPGLEKKEEEEEEEEYDEGSNLKRQTNKNRVQSGPRTPNPYASDNSSLMFPILVAFGVFIPTLFCLCRL; encoded by the exons ATGAAACTGCCAATCCTGCGTTCCAACCCTGAGGATCAGATCCTGTATCAAACGGAGCGGTACAATGAGGAGACCTTTGGCTACGAAGTGCCCATCAAAGAGGAGGGGGACTATGTGCTGGTGTTAAAATTTGCCGAGGTCTATTTTGCACAGTCCCAACAGAAG GTATTTGATGTGCGATTGAATGGCCATGTCGTGGTAAAGGACTTGGATATTTTTGATCGTGTTGGGCACAGCACAGCTCATGATGAAATCATCCCTATGAGCATCAGAAAGGGGAAGCTGAGTGTCCAGGGGGAGGTGTCCACCTTCACAGGGAAACTCTACATCGAATTTGTCAAG GGGTACTATGACAATCCCAAAGTCTGTGCTCTCTACATCATGGCTGGGACAGTGGATG ATGTACCAAAGCTGCAGCCTCATCCAGGattggagaagaaagaagaggaagaagaagaagaagaatacgATGAAGGATCTAATCTCAAAAGACAGACGAATAAGAACCGGGTGCAGTCGGGCCCCCGCACGCCCAACCCCTATGCCTCGGACAACAGCAGCCTCATGTTTCCCATCCTGGTGGCCTTTGGAGTCTTCATTCCAACCCTCTTCTGCCTCTGCCGGTTGTGA
- the MLEC gene encoding malectin isoform X1 — MLGARAVEGAAVALLRLLLLLLLPALRGPGLGVVGLAGAGLPESVIWAVNAGGEAHVDVHGIHFRKDPLEGRVGRASDYGMKLPILRSNPEDQILYQTERYNEETFGYEVPIKEEGDYVLVLKFAEVYFAQSQQKVFDVRLNGHVVVKDLDIFDRVGHSTAHDEIIPMSIRKGKLSVQGEVSTFTGKLYIEFVKGYYDNPKVCALYIMAGTVDDVPKLQPHPGLEKKEEEEEEEEYDEGSNLKRQTNKNRVQSGPRTPNPYASDNSSLMFPILVAFGVFIPTLFCLCRL; from the exons ATGCTGGGGGCCCGGGCGGTTGAGGGAGCGGCTGTGGCGCTCCTGCGACtgttactgctgctgctgctgccggcgCTCCGGGGGCCGGGGCTCGGCGTGGTCGGCTTGGCGGGGGCTGGGCTGCCCGAGAGCGTCATTTGGGCCGTCAACGCGGGCGGCGAGGCGCATGTGGACGTGCACGGGATCCACTTCCGCAAGGACCCTTTGGAAGGCCGGGTGGGCCGAG CCTCTGATTATGGCATGAAACTGCCAATCCTGCGTTCCAACCCTGAGGATCAGATCCTGTATCAAACGGAGCGGTACAATGAGGAGACCTTTGGCTACGAAGTGCCCATCAAAGAGGAGGGGGACTATGTGCTGGTGTTAAAATTTGCCGAGGTCTATTTTGCACAGTCCCAACAGAAG GTATTTGATGTGCGATTGAATGGCCATGTCGTGGTAAAGGACTTGGATATTTTTGATCGTGTTGGGCACAGCACAGCTCATGATGAAATCATCCCTATGAGCATCAGAAAGGGGAAGCTGAGTGTCCAGGGGGAGGTGTCCACCTTCACAGGGAAACTCTACATCGAATTTGTCAAG GGGTACTATGACAATCCCAAAGTCTGTGCTCTCTACATCATGGCTGGGACAGTGGATG ATGTACCAAAGCTGCAGCCTCATCCAGGattggagaagaaagaagaggaagaagaagaagaagaatacgATGAAGGATCTAATCTCAAAAGACAGACGAATAAGAACCGGGTGCAGTCGGGCCCCCGCACGCCCAACCCCTATGCCTCGGACAACAGCAGCCTCATGTTTCCCATCCTGGTGGCCTTTGGAGTCTTCATTCCAACCCTCTTCTGCCTCTGCCGGTTGTGA